One segment of Gymnogyps californianus isolate 813 chromosome 23, ASM1813914v2, whole genome shotgun sequence DNA contains the following:
- the TMEM230 gene encoding transmembrane protein 230, translating to MMPSRTNLTAGIPSSKVKYSKLSSTDDGYIDLQFKKSPPKIPYKAIALAIVLFMIGTFLIIIGALLLAGYISKGGTDRAIPVLIIGILVFLPGFYHLRIAYYASKGYRGYSYDDIPDFDD from the exons ATGATGCCATCACGTACAAATCTGACTGCTGGGATTCCCAGTAGCAAAGTTAAATATTCCAAGCTCTCTAGCACTGATGATGGATATATTGACCTGCAG tTCAAGAAGAGCCCACCAAAAATCCCCTACAAGGCAATTGCACTGGCTATTGTGCTCTTCATGATCGGGACCTTCCTCATTATCATAGGAGCCCTCCTCTTGGCAGGATACATTAGCAAAGGC GGGACGGACCGTGCTATCCCTGTGCTCATCATTGGGATCCTTGTGTTTCTCCCAGGCTTCTACCACCTGCGCATTGCATACTACGCTTCCAAAGGCTACCGGGGCTATTCCTACGACGATATCCCAGATTTCGATGATTGA
- the PCNA gene encoding proliferating cell nuclear antigen, with product MFEARLVQGSVLKRVLEALKDLITEACWDLGSGGISLQSMDSSHVSLVQLTLRSEGFDTYRCDRNIAMGVNLSSMSKILKCAGNEDIITLRAEDNADTLALVFEAPNQEKVSDYEMKLMDLDVEQLGIPEQEYSCVVKMPSAEFARICRDLSHIGDAVVISCAKDGVKFSANGELGNGNIKLSQTSNVDKEEEAVTIEMNEPVQLTFALRYLNFFTKATPLSPTVTLSMSADVPLVVEYKIADMGHLKYYLAPKIEDQQEGS from the exons ATGTTTGAGGCGCGGCTGGTGCAGGGCTCGGTGCTCAAGCGAGTGCTGGAGGCCCTCAAGGACCTCATCACCGAGGCCTGCTGGGACCTGGGCTCGGGCGGCATCAGCCTGCAGAGCATGGACTCCTCGCACGTCTCCCTGGTGCAGCTCACGCTGCGCTCCGAGGGCTTCGACACCTACCGCTGCGACCGCAACATCGCCATGGGCGTCAACCTCTCCAG cATGtccaaaatactgaaatgtgctgGAAATGAAGACATAATAACTCTCCGAGCAGAAGACAATGCGGATACATTGGCTCTAGTGTTTGAAGCACCAA atCAGGAAAAGGTTTCTGATTATGAGATGAAGCTAATGGATCTTGATGTGGAGCAGCTTGGAATTCCG GAACAAGAATATAGTTGTGTAGTGAAAATGCCTTCTGCTGAATTCGCACGCATCTGTAGAGATCTCAGCCACATCGGTGATGCAGTTGTCATCTCCTGTGCAAAAGACGGTGTGAAATTTTCAGCTAATGGAGAGCTGGGCAATGGAAACATCAAGCTGTCACAGACCAGTAATGTGGATAAAGAGGAAGAAGCT GTTACAATAGAGATGAATGAGCCAGTCCAGTTGACCTTTGCTCTGAGGTACCTGAACTTTTTTACCAAAGCCACTCCCCTGTCACCTACAGTAACACTCAGCATGTCTGCAGATGTTCCTCTTG ttGTAGAGTACAAGATTGCTGATATGGGACACTTAAAATACTACCTGGCTCCAAAGATCGAAGACCAGCAAGAAGGCTCTTAA